The segment AAGAAAGATGTTGTTTATAATGTATGTAGATATTCTAAATCTCATATTGCACCCATAGCGTCATTTTTTGGTGGTTTATTAGCTCAAGAAGTTATAAAATTTACAGGAAAATATATGCCTATATAtcaattattatatttggACTTTTTTGAATGTATTTctttaaatgaaaaagtaGATATCaatgaaattaaaaaaatgaattgtaagaatgataatattataactGTTTTTGGAAAAtcttttcaaaaaaaattaaatgatttAAATGTCTTTTTAGTAGGTTCAGGTGCTTTAGGATGTGAATACgcaaaattattttctttactAGATATGTGTACAAGAAATTCTGAAGAAAATACTAATTTgaatcaaaataatatagataataatttgGCTTGTTGTGGTAAACTAACTATTACcgataatgataatatagAAGTGTCTAATTTAAATCGACAATTTTTGTTTAGAAGAGAACATGTTGGTAAATCCAAATCATTAGTTTCATCtgaaattattaaaaaaaaaaataataatatgcaTGTCCAATCCTTAGAAACTAAGGTTGGTGCTGAAAATGAgcatatatttaatgaagCGTTTTGGACTAAGCAAAATATTATAGTAAATGCTTTAGATAATATTCAAGCTAGACAATATGTTGATAATAAATGTGTTTGGTATAGTAAACCATTATTTGAATCAGGAACATTAGGTACGAAAGGGAATGTTCAAGTTATTATACCTTATCTAACACAATCATATAATGATAGTTATGATCCTCCTGAAGATTCCATTCCCCTTTGTACTTTAAAACATTTCCCTTATGATATTGTACACACGATTGAATATGCTAGAGATATATTTCAAGggttattttataatactCCCTTAAGTATTAAAcaatttttaaatgataaagaagaatatattaataaaatacaagAAGAAGGGAATAATGCATCCTTATTAGaaaatttacaaaatgttataaattctttaaaagaaatttcATCTGAATGTAATTTTGATTTCTGTATAAAGAAATCTGTAGAAttatttcataataattttatcaATCAAATTAATCAACTCTTATATTCATTTCCATTAGATTATAAATTATCAAGTGGTGAATATTTTTGGGTTGGACAAAAGAAACCACCACAACCAATAGTTTTTGatgtaaataatgaaatgatacaagaatttttattaagTACATCTAACCTTCTTGCTCaagtatataatataccTCCACGTTTTgatattaattatattattaatgttGCTAAGAAAATAGAAGTAAAACCTTTTGAACCTAAAAAAGTCAAAATTAATATGGACGAAAagaatttaaataatatttccaTATCCTTTGCcgaagaagaaaaaattattgatGATTTCTgtaaagaattattaaacataccaacaaataatattaaaataaatccTATTGAATTTGATAAAGACGAACAAACCAATTTACAtgttaattttatatatgcatTTGCAAATTTAAGAGCCAtcaattataaaattaatacatGTGATAAATTGAAGGCAAAAATAGTTGCAGGAAAAATTATACCTGCACTTGCTACAACTACATCTATTATTACTGGATTGGTAGGTATTGAATTATTGAAATATGTAAActattatgataatatacAAGCATATGTTAAATTATCAGATGAACAAAggaaaaaacaaaaacatGATGTCTTATCCTATTTCAAAAATGCGTTCATAAATTCTGCTCTACCtttattccttttttcGGAGCCTATGCCTCCTTTAAGAATGATGGATAAGGAATATGACGAATTAATGAAGGGTCCGGTTAAGGCCATCCCTAATGGTTTTAGTTCATGGGACAAGATAGTCATATCGATAAGTAAGATTATAGAGatgtgtatataatatatatatatatatttattttatacgTATAATTGTGtgtatataattgtatgtgtacatatttaaatttttttattttttttttttagaaaatGGTACCATTAAAGATTTAATCGATCACATTAACGAGAAATATTCGATTGATGTAAATTTGATATCTGTTGGAAATGCATGTTTATATAACTGTTATTTGCCTGCACACAACAAGGAAAGATTAAATAAACCCATAcatgaattatataaacaaatatcAAAACATGATTTATTGGAAGATAAGAATTATATCATTGTTGAAGCTAGCTGTAGTGACCAAGACCTCGTAGATGTCTTAATACCATCAATTcaatttatatacaaatgatGAGTgcacaaatatatatatatatatatatatatatatatatatgtatgtatgtatatttatatttatatatatttatttatttatgtacatatttttttattatataaatgatgaatCATTGTTGATTCATTTTGATGTTTATATGAACTAGTGTATATATTCTGTATACTTATgaatgtattttattttttaattttttacataaCTATTTGTTCTTGTATGTGAAACAGCgaattttattaatttaatataaacaaaaaaaaaaaaaaaaatatatatatatatatatatataataaatgttgCACGAAAAAAAGAgagaataaataaatatataaatatatttatatatatttatatatatatatatatatatgttcatttattttcatttattttcatttggttagaatttatttttaaagtcaattaattttaaatcCTTATTGTTTAACAAGGAAGTATATATACCCATCACCGTTTTGACATTTTTGAATCCTGAATTTTGCATCATGATATCTAAAATAGTGTCTAtagtattatttataatattatcacaATATAAGtttatatttgtttgtgataatttatttgtCTCATTTTTCTTAACAGAAATATTATTCGACTGTTCAATTTTATGATGTTGTGTTTTTTCTGGTTGAATGCTATTAGGTGTAGTAATTACATTAGAATgattaatattattgtcATGTTCAtagttattattattattatttttattatcgttaattttatttacattttctttatccttattatgattatcaAGATTTGTTAAATTTTGTTCTGTATTATTTACTACACTCTCTTGATGttcatttttgtttatgtttgtaaaatgatataaatttgTATTTTTCGATATTGTATCATCATAGTATATATTCTTTGGAAggttaatatttttttttaataaataaaaattatgatgtaagctttgtttcttttgaatataatcaagaataaaatttttcaagttatgaatataatttaatatagaCAATTTTCTATAATGCCcaattattaatttatctTTTGTAGTGAAATCGTTATCGTTTTGTATATTATCATGATTTGTTGAaagttttatatatttatttatatttaaatttttacttatattttcatcaaatatttcaaatcctctttttttaaataggttaacaattttttcatcaaaaaaattaattttactAAATACAAGACGATATGTTTGtcttaatatttttgttttatttataatttcgTTATTATGTTCTTTAagtaaagaaaaaaatcTCATCCATAATATATCATGTTCACAAGAATGTTTcttaattaatttttctttatcgTATAATGTgatatattctttattgATTATTCTAGCAAATCTTTTTCCACCTCTAGAAGTAAATTTACaactttttatataattatataataattctttttcatcattataatttgCAGCCttgaaaatttttattaaaacatttGGTACATCTCTTGGATTTAAGgataaatacatatatattaactttgcttttaatttttcagatatatttgaaaatattttataatcgattaaattatatttttcttgATAAGCTttagatatatattctacttttaaaaaatcatatatatatctttttcttaCTTCAACAGGAATACATAATTTAATACTTCTtagatattttattaaaaatgttcTTAATACTTTTAAACCTAGTAcacaatatattttaaatttattaagtTTAATAACATCCTCATTTACATTTAATGTATGTTCTGTACTACCAAAAGGAATATTTGCATTATCgtttgtatataaatttgtaaataatttatttaaattcaCACAAACatctttaaataataaatgtgGTGACACTTCTAGAAAATTCCctattcttattataatatcGTTACATTCTTCGTCAAACTTAAAGTTTAAGTGTTTAATTAATTCAgaacttttttttataatatcattattattatgactactactataattattatccaTGTTGTTAACTGATTTATTCGAGTTATTAATAACTTCTGTTACATCGtcttttataatatttttttttccaaataaattatatatacaattattttcttcaatatttttattaatcGTCTTACGTTTCCTTCGATTCGTTTTTATGCGCATTGcattattatgattatgattataattataattataattattattataattattattcacaAAGTATAGTTTACACAcgttcttttttttatttcttttgacgttatgaaaaaaaaatgcaTACTTACTATTATGAACATGTAACTTTTTTAACATACACCGGGATTTTACTTTATCATTAGCTTGAAATTTTAAATTCTGTAAATTGCCATAAGAAACTTcttttgataataatatttttatttgaattaCGCACAGGATGAAcagtatatatatgaaatatgtGTTTCTcgaattttttttctttctcttttttattatcatctttttttttattatatcattgAAATGTTAAAACCAATCagatatgaataaaaaacaaaaaaataaaacaaaaaaataaaaatataatacaaataaaataaagcatttatatgtaccttatatatttatttaccTTCTATCCTATATTGGGTCTGACAATTCTTGCGTgatattatgtatatataaaatatatatatatatatatatgtatgtatggatttatattttatatacttaaaaactaatatttataatttacatttcgtattattttcttcttttttttttttttttttgtttttttttttggttaaattcaaaaaatatatatttcttctaTTCACTTGTCAGTTTAAAAGATGATTACCTCATTTTTCAAAACATGATATTCTCTCACATAAAAAGTATACAAAAAGttcattttctttcatattgtgtaaaaatatatgtatgtatatatatatatatatatatatatatttatttatttatttatttatttatttatggTGTGATTATTATGTGACTTTATTAGTGTTTCATAAAAggattatttaaaaaaattaattaaatattaataaataaatagatacatacatacatacatatatatatatatgtatctATGTATGtgattattaaaatatgtatactATTTAATTATGAGAAAAAggtttatttttaatgtataatatgaaatgtaagaaaaatatgttttatttgtatGCACATAACAAAAGGAaccttaaaaaaaataagagatgaacatattaaaaatattatacatatatatatatatatatatatatatatatatatatatatatatatatatatacatattgaatgaaacaaataaaataataaaactgttttataattttaagTAATATTAGATTCttctttatcattttataatatttatatgtcAAACTTTAATTTCTCACTAAACTTTTCAAGTTCCTTCAATTTATCATATTCATTGTTCAAggaatataaattttttttcctccCAGTCCATGAGAGTAAGGTTAAAAATCTGCCTTTAGAATCTTTTATTGATAATACTTTATTCCACTCtaattttgatttattcaaaaatgttttatttcTTATCAACACATAAACGCCTTCCCAATCATTTTTCGAGCACAGCATTTGATCGAATTGTTCATATAACATGAACGTTTTCTTGTTAACACCCAGTTcctaaaaaaataataaaaataataaaaataatgaaaataataaaaataatgaaaataataaaaataataaaaataatgaaaataataaaaataatgaaaataataaaaataatgaaaataataaaaataatgaaaataatgaaaataataaaaataatgaaaataataaaaataatgaaaaatatattaatatattaatatattaatatataatattatcatatttacTACGtaaatatcattatatatatatatttaattgttcgttttcatatttatatattattatcttgTTGTGTAGTCTACCTTGCAGAAATTAAAGTGAGGTATCtttgttataattattgcattttttataaaggGGGAGagattaaaaaaatgagcCTTGTGAAAAGAAACATCAAAAGgtaaatttatattatactttttatCTTCCTCTGTTGATATAGATATTATATCCATATCAGGGGCtttaattttatcattaCATTGATCTGGTGTATTAACGTTTTTTTctgtattttttaaaattgtACTATGGTTACTActatttaaaatattattattttttatactttccacactatttttattttttatactttccacactatttttattttttatactttccacactatttttattttttatactttccacactatttttattttttatactttccacactatttttattttttatactttccacaccatttttattttttatactttCTTCCTTCACTTTACGCAACTCATCCATGTCTGTGGAAAAATTCCAGGGGGACGTTTCATAAAAAAGGCTATTCATATCATCAATACTATTATCTACATCATCATATGTTTCTAAGTCTTCCTTTAAGACATTTTTTAAGAAAGagtttttctttatataatttgaaGGAGTATAATCCACAAGGTTAGTATAATTCTTTGTATTAAAAGGTATATCTATATCTTTTTGAGTAgttatttcatttttctttttatctttaatatattttaatatctttttataatataaggCATATCTaatcaaatattttttacacTGTAAAATCATCATATCTCTATTGTCGCTACctattatatgtatatttgaataattattaattagATGATTCatgttataattatatatattaagaaattcgtgatgattatatatttttaaattcatAAAGGGTACTATTTCGTCTTGATTATATAATGGAATATTTAGTAGATAAGATACTAATTCGAATATTAAATTTCCAGTACTACAAAATGGATCccatataatatttatattttttttattgtgtaaacatttttttataattaaagaatatatacaaCTTGAAGAATCATAACTATCATcacttaaaaaaaaattattattataataaatcattCGTCTAAGTTCCAAATCATTTAAATAGTTAATCATATCATGTTTGgttatattaaaatgttttgATAAATCCGCTTctaaattatatatcttattttCTTTCTGATCACCTATAACATTTGGATTCTTgtaatgtattatattattattattataattattattttgtctatttttatttttttcaaatgtttccttttttaataataattgttcatcatttaaagaaaataaattattatgtattgtttctttttttattaatgatgaatatatatctCGATGAACATTATCATTAGATACAcctaattttttattatacgGATCtaagaaataattatagttataataaatatcatctgtatttttatccatttttatttctttttcataatCAATTTgtatctttttcttttcttcaCACACAGACCAATGTGGTATAGTTTGGTTAACaatgttttttattttctcatcatttattttaggatatttataaaaaagagatgaaaaattaatattttcatatttatctatatttgGTATATCCTTTAATTCTTTCATATTAACATATTGATAAAACCTTGGAGATAATTTTCCTGTGAATTTTATATCAacattacatatattattatgtatatgaaCAGATAACAAATTCCATatgttttttaaattattttctatatttattttttcgGATGTCGTAAAACAATTATTATCTTGTATTATATGGTTATCAGAATATATATCCTTTTGTGTATCATTAAACTTTTTTGAAGTAAGTAAATGATCATATGAATATTCTGAgtttatgttattttttaaatttttaataatcTCGACATttgatgatatattttgatCACCTTGAGACATTAAAATGacttcatttatatatttatatatttcattttttaaatttgatatattaaataatgtagattgtgtacatataattttcaaaggaatatattttaaatcttcataatgaatatatttgttccattcaatatttaaaagaatatctcttaaacaatttaaagaattacattttttattttttgaaacATTTAACCATATACTTTCAATATATC is part of the Plasmodium reichenowi strain SY57 chromosome 12, whole genome shotgun sequence genome and harbors:
- a CDS encoding ubiquitin-activating enzyme E1, putative, with the translated sequence MQNKTPPLKKQRTDESVKPIEFDKSSESWKRIDCLEKMTENKIDTDLYSRQLGTYGFDLMNKLVKLNILIINVKGVGLECAKNLILSGPQSVCIYDNDICDISDVGVNFYINEKDVEDKSCRSDAVLKELQELNNYVHIYNYKGTIEKKWLENFDVVICCDINKQDLIKYNNMIRGIDKKRIAFLSCNIYGLCGYIFVDFNKEFICYDSNGEQVKSCNVSKISKELEGKVSFDFDKTSPFEEGDYVQFSNVEGMTEINNKIYKIKNLKKYTFEIGDTSTYSDYIKGGICTQVKKHLKLNFYPYEYICVNPLNNENISNNEQKHNQNDNHFLDTCNNIIYENVPLPNSFIISDYAKFDMSNHLHYSIQALKWYELQNEKGLPENSDEDALEKIYNYAVTLNNKDKEEKKSYAVEELKKDVVYNVCRYSKSHIAPIASFFGGLLAQEVIKFTGKYMPIYQLLYLDFFECISLNEKVDINEIKKMNCKNDNIITVFGKSFQKKLNDLNVFLVGSGALGCEYAKLFSLLDMCTRNSEENTNLNQNNIDNNLACCGKLTITDNDNIEVSNLNRQFLFRREHVGKSKSLVSSEIIKKKNNNMHVQSLETKVGAENEHIFNEAFWTKQNIIVNALDNIQARQYVDNKCVWYSKPLFESGTLGTKGNVQVIIPYLTQSYNDSYDPPEDSIPLCTLKHFPYDIVHTIEYARDIFQGLFYNTPLSIKQFLNDKEEYINKIQEEGNNASLLENLQNVINSLKEISSECNFDFCIKKSVELFHNNFINQINQLLYSFPLDYKLSSGEYFWVGQKKPPQPIVFDVNNEMIQEFLLSTSNLLAQVYNIPPRFDINYIINVAKKIEVKPFEPKKVKINMDEKNLNNISISFAEEEKIIDDFCKELLNIPTNNIKINPIEFDKDEQTNLHVNFIYAFANLRAINYKINTCDKLKAKIVAGKIIPALATTTSIITGLVGIELLKYVNYYDNIQAYVKLSDEQRKKQKHDVLSYFKNAFINSALPLFLFSEPMPPLRMMDKEYDELMKGPVKAIPNGFSSWDKIVISIKNGTIKDLIDHINEKYSIDVNLISVGNACLYNCYLPAHNKERLNKPIHELYKQISKHDLLEDKNYIIVEASCSDQDLVDVLIPSIQFIYK
- a CDS encoding hypothetical protein (conserved Plasmodium protein, unknown function), which translates into the protein MIIKKRKKKNSRNTYFIYILFILCVIQIKILLSKEVSYGNLQNLKFQANDKVKSRCMLKKLHVHNSKYAFFFHNVKRNKKKNVCKLYFVNNNYNNNYNYNYNHNHNNAMRIKTNRRKRKTINKNIEENNCIYNLFGKKNIIKDDVTEVINNSNKSVNNMDNNYSSSHNNNDIIKKSSELIKHLNFKFDEECNDIIIRIGNFLEVSPHLLFKDVCVNLNKLFTNLYTNDNANIPFGSTEHTLNVNEDVIKLNKFKIYCVLGLKVLRTFLIKYLRSIKLCIPVEVRKRYIYDFLKVEYISKAYQEKYNLIDYKIFSNISEKLKAKLIYMYLSLNPRDVPNVLIKIFKAANYNDEKELLYNYIKSCKFTSRGGKRFARIINKEYITLYDKEKLIKKHSCEHDILWMRFFSLLKEHNNEIINKTKILRQTYRLVFSKINFFDEKIVNLFKKRGFEIFDENISKNLNINKYIKLSTNHDNIQNDNDFTTKDKLIIGHYRKLSILNYIHNLKNFILDYIQKKQSLHHNFYLLKKNINLPKNIYYDDTISKNTNLYHFTNINKNEHQESVVNNTEQNLTNLDNHNKDKENVNKINDNKNNNNNNYEHDNNINHSNVITTPNSIQPEKTQHHKIEQSNNISVKKNETNKLSQTNINLYCDNIINNTIDTILDIMMQNSGFKNVKTVMGIYTSLLNNKDLKLIDFKNKF
- a CDS encoding hypothetical protein (conserved Plasmodium protein, unknown function), translating into MKVLNFPFILNKRSCFSIYNFFISLRKGGESTLKNDIKHNYIKELLTYEKEKRKMKKKITEYDGNNISNKHFNEYIKDMEEKIKTHNDLISDDENNKKVKHLIKMNKTEGGIRIKCSTSLIYMLSLKCRYIESIWLNVSKNKKCNSLNCLRDILLNIEWNKYIHYEDLKYIPLKIICTQSTLFNISNLKNEIYKYINEVILMSQGDQNISSNVEIIKNLKNNINSEYSYDHLLTSKKFNDTQKDIYSDNHIIQDNNCFTTSEKINIENNLKNIWNLLSVHIHNNICNVDIKFTGKLSPRFYQYVNMKELKDIPNIDKYENINFSSLFYKYPKINDEKIKNIVNQTIPHWSVCEEKKKIQIDYEKEIKMDKNTDDIYYNYNYFLDPYNKKLGVSNDNVHRDIYSSLIKKETIHNNLFSLNDEQLLLKKETFEKNKNRQNNNYNNNNIIHYKNPNVIGDQKENKIYNLEADLSKHFNITKHDMINYLNDLELRRMIYYNNNFFLSDDSYDSSSCIYSLIIKKCLHNKKNINIIWDPFCSTGNLIFELVSYLLNIPLYNQDEIVPFMNLKIYNHHEFLNIYNYNMNHLINNYSNIHIIGSDNRDMMILQCKKYLIRYALYYKKILKYIKDKKKNEITTQKDIDIPFNTKNYTNLVDYTPSNYIKKNSFLKNVLKEDLETYDDVDNSIDDMNSLFYETSPWNFSTDMDELRKVKEESIKNKNGVESIKNKNSVESIKNKNSVESIKNKNSVESIKNKNSVESIKNKNSVESIKNNNILNSSNHSTILKNTEKNVNTPDQCNDKIKAPDMDIISISTEEDKKYNINLPFDVSFHKAHFFNLSPFIKNAIIITKIPHFNFCKELGVNKKTFMLYEQFDQMLCSKNDWEGVYVLIRNKTFLNKSKLEWNKVLSIKDSKGRFLTLLSWTGRKKNLYSLNNEYDKLKELEKFSEKLKFDI